One part of the Lemur catta isolate mLemCat1 chromosome 13, mLemCat1.pri, whole genome shotgun sequence genome encodes these proteins:
- the PROSER1 gene encoding proline and serine-rich protein 1 → MDKKSFETVLDEIRKAVLTEYKLKAIEYVHGYFSSEQVVDLLRYFSWAEPQLKAMKALQHKMVAVHPAEVVNILNCFTFSKDKLVALELLASNIVDAQNSRPIEDLFRINMSEKKRCKRVLEQAFKGGCKAPHAMISSCGTIPGNPYPKGKPSRINGIFPGTPLKKDGEECTNEGKGIAARILGPSKPPPSTYNPHKPVPYPIPPCRPHATIAPSAYNNAGLVPLANVIAPGVPPPPPYTPNPTATENEDLSNQSKPAQSQTFSTLASQLFSPHGSNPSTPAATPIHIASPVKAVNHPSASAAATISGINLPHTVLPVFPGQVSSAIHTPQPSTPNPTVIRTPSLPAAPATSIHSTTSPLVPSIFSGLVPLPGLPATPTPGPQATSAPRATLTSSESFASTSAPFTSLPFSANSTAASTNNQNSASLSSGFAGLSLPLPPTSQGVANPTPSIIASGSAPSVAGPLGVNSPLLSALKGFLTSNDTNLINSSALSSAVTSGLASLSSLTNQNSDSPASAPNKCYAPSAIPTPQSSSTPGLAVFPGLPSPVTNSTSAPATLPVQSPLATPTASSTSVPVSCGSSAALLHASHPGTSDLHISATPAVTTLPVMIKTEPTSPTPSAFKGPSHSVNPSHGSLGLSGTLGCAYTSASVPISLSTCLNPALSGLSSLSTPLNGSNPLSSISLPPHASSTPIAPVFTALPPFTSLTNNFPLTGNPSLNPPVSLPGSLIATSSTTATSTSVSHPSSTAAVLSGLSASAPVSAAPFPLNLSTAVPSLFSVTQGPLPSSNPSYPGFSVSNTPSVTPALPSFPGLQAPTTVAAVTPLPVAATAPSPAPVLPGFASAFSSNFNSALVAQAGLSSGLQAAGSSVFPGLLSLPAIPGFSQNPSQSSLQELQHNAATQSALLQQVHSASALESYPAQPDGFPTYPSAPGTPFSLQPGLSQSGWQ, encoded by the exons ATGGACAAAAAGTCCTTTGAAACGGTGCTGGATGAAATCAGAAAG gCTGTTTTGacagaatacaaattaaaagcaattGAATATGTGCATGGATACTTCTCTAGTGAACAG GTGGTTGATTTACTGAGATATTTTTCCTGGGCTGAGCCTCAGTTGAAGGCAATGAAAGCATTACAACAT aAAATGGTGGCTGTGCACCCAGCAGAAGTGGTCAATATACTCAACTGTTTCACCTTCAGTAAAGACAAATTAGTTGCTCTTGAACTGTTAGCTTc AAACATTGTTGATGCACAGAATTCTCGTCCTATTGAAGATTTATTTAGGATAAATATGTCTGAGAAGAAACGATGCAAGAGAGTACTTGAACAG gcTTTCAAGGGGGGCTGCAAAGCTCCTCATGCTATGATATCTTCTTGTGGAACTATCCCAGGAAATCCATATCCCAAAGGAAAACCTAGTCGCATAAATGGAATATTCCCA ggAACCCCTTTGAAAAAAGATGGTGAAGAATGTACCAATGAAGGCAAAGGAATAGCTGCACGGATTCTGGGACCATCCAAACCA CCTCCTTCAACATATAATCCACATAAACCTGTTCCTTACCCAATACCTCCATGCCGACCACATGCAACTATTGCACCAA gtgCTTATAATAATGCAGGTCTGGTACCATTAGCCAATGTCATAGCTCCAGGCGTGCCCCCTCCACCTCCATATACTCCTAATCCCACAGCAACAG agaATGAAGACCTGTCCAATCAATCAAAACCTGCACAGAGTCAAA CATTTTCCACCCTAGCAAGTCAACTCTTTTCTCCTCATGGTTCTAATCCTTCAACACCTGCTGCAACTCCTATCCATATTGCATCCCCGGTCAAGGCAGTAAATCACCCATCAGCATCAGCAGCTGCCACCATTTCTGGAATTAACCTGCCACATACTGTCCTTCCCGTGTTCCCAGGGCAGGTCTCCTCAGCCATTCACACACCTCAGCCATCAACCCCAAACCCAACAGTTATCAGAACCCCTTCATTGCCTGCTGCGCCTGCTACTTCCATCCACAGTACAACATCCCCTCTTGTCCCTTCTATTTTTTCTGGCCTAGTGCCACTGCCAGGTCTTCCTGCTACTCCTACCCCAGGCCCTCAGGCCACATCTGCACCTCGGGCCACTCTTACTTCTAGTGAATCATTTGCTTCTACTTCTGCTCCTTTCACAAGCCTCCCCTTTTCCGCCAACTCTACTGCTGCTTCTACCAACAACCAAAATTCTGCTTCATTGTCATCAGGTTTTGCAGGTCTTTCTTTGCCCTTGCCACCAACGTCCCAAGGCGTAGCCAATCCGACTCCTTCTATAATTGCCAGTGGTTCTGCTCCCAGTGTTGCTGGTCCACTTGGTGTAAACAGTCCTCTCTTGTCTGCATTAAAAGGCTTTCTGACATCAAACGACACCAATTTAATCAACTCCTCTGCTTTATCTTCTGCTGTTACTAGTGGGCTGGCTTCATTATCTTCTCTAACTAATCAAAACtctgattctcctgcttcagcccctAACAAGTGCTATGCGCCATCGGCCATTCCTACCCCACAGAGTTCTTCCACTCCTGGCTTGGCTGTGTTCCCAGGCCTTCCCTCTCCTGTGACTAACTCAACTTCCGCCCCCGCCACCTTGCCTGTGCAGTCTCCTTTAGCCACCCCTACGGCATCATCAACATCAGTGCCAGTGAGCTGTGGCTCCTCGGCTGCCCTTTTGCATGCCTCCCACCCAGGTACCTCAGACCTGCACATTTCAGCTACCCCTGCTGTAACGACTCTTCCTGTTATGATCAAAACTGAGCCCACGAGTCCTACTCCCTCGGCCTTCAAAGGCCCATCTCATTCCGTGAATCCCTCCCATGGCAGTTTAGGTTTGTCGGGGACATTGGGTTGTGCATATACTTCAGCATCAGTGCCCATCAGTTTATCTACTTGCCTTAACCCTGCGTTGTCAGGTCTCTCCAGTTTGAGTACTCCCTTAAATGGTTCCAATCCCCTTTCCTCCATTTCCCTCCCACCACACGCTTCCTCCACTCCTATTGCTCCAGTATTCACTGCTCTTCCTCCTTTTACTTCTTTGACCAATAATTTTCCTTTAACTGGCAACCCATCTCTTAATCCGCCAGTATCTCTTCCAGGGTCATTGATAGCCACTTCATCAACCACCGCCACCTCCACCTCTGTGTCTCATCCCAGCTCTACGGCAGCTGTTCTCTCAGGGCTCTCTGCCTCAGCACCAGTCTCGGCAGCACCCTTCCCCCTCAACTTGTCTACTGCTGTCCCCTCACTTTTCTCAGTTACCCAAGGACCTCTGCCATCTTCAAATCCCTCCTACCCTGGCTTTTCTGTCTCCAATACCCCAAGCGTCACCCCTGCTCTCCCTTCGTTCCCGGGGCTGCAGGCGCCCACTACAGTCGCAGCTGTCACACCACTACCTGTGGCTGCCACAGCCCCATCCCCGGCCCCTGTCCTCCCAGGATTCGCCTCCGCATTCAGTTCCAATTTCAACTCTGCTCTCGTTGCACAAGCTGG GTTATCATCTGGACTTCAAGCTGCAGGCAGTTCTGTTTTTCCAGGTCTTTTGTCCCTCCCAGCTATCCCTGGGTTTTCCCAGAACCCTTCACAGTCATCCTTGCAAGAGTTACAGCATAACGCAGCTACACAGTCAGCACTGTTACAGCAG GTCCATTCAGCGTCAGCCCTGGAAAGCTATCCAGCTCAGCCTGATGGGTTTCCTACTTACCCTTCAGCACCAGGAACACCATTTTCTTTGCAACCAGGCCTGTCCCAAAGCGGGTGGCAGTGA